One genomic segment of Chloroflexota bacterium includes these proteins:
- the glnA gene encoding type I glutamate--ammonia ligase has product MSKTEILKRVKEDHIKFVSLQFTDVTGSVKSVDIPPARLKDALEDGVWFDGSSVEGFARVQESDMRLVLDPDTYAILPWSPAELKRARIFCDIYRPDGTPFPGDPRGILKRMLKEIDDRGWVFNIGPEPEFFLFKRNGTENIHPVPHDVGGYFDFSASDEAVVVRTELMEALETMGLDVEAGHHEVARGQHEIDFRFTDALQAADYVLTLKYTVKAIAAQHGLVASFMPKPIFGVNGSGMHCHQSLFTKDGQNLFFDNADEYKLSKMAYGFIAGQLKHARSLAAIVAPTINSYKRLVPGYEAPVYVGWAQINRSALIRIPRHMEGRDNSVRAELRFPDPSANPYLAFAAMLAAGLDGMENEMACPEPLNNVNIWYMTPEERAARNITELPNSLADALRELDTNDTLKNALGLQMYEAFRRAKWSEVEEYRTTVMDWEVKRYLETA; this is encoded by the coding sequence ATGTCCAAGACGGAAATTTTGAAACGCGTCAAAGAAGATCATATTAAGTTTGTCTCATTACAGTTTACCGATGTGACCGGTTCGGTAAAAAGTGTGGATATTCCACCGGCGCGCCTGAAGGATGCGCTTGAAGATGGGGTTTGGTTTGATGGTTCATCGGTGGAGGGCTTTGCCCGCGTTCAGGAAAGCGATATGCGCCTGGTATTAGATCCAGATACCTATGCCATCTTGCCCTGGTCGCCCGCTGAATTGAAGAGGGCGCGCATTTTTTGCGATATTTATCGCCCCGATGGCACACCTTTCCCCGGTGATCCGCGCGGTATCCTCAAGCGAATGCTCAAAGAAATTGATGACCGCGGCTGGGTCTTCAATATTGGCCCTGAACCGGAATTCTTTCTCTTTAAACGCAATGGCACTGAGAATATTCATCCTGTGCCGCATGATGTGGGTGGATATTTTGATTTCTCGGCCAGCGATGAGGCTGTGGTTGTGCGCACTGAATTGATGGAGGCCCTCGAAACGATGGGCCTCGATGTAGAAGCAGGCCACCATGAAGTGGCCCGTGGACAGCATGAAATTGATTTCCGTTTCACCGATGCTTTGCAGGCTGCCGATTATGTGCTGACTCTGAAATATACGGTCAAAGCCATTGCAGCGCAGCATGGGTTGGTGGCTTCATTTATGCCCAAGCCCATTTTTGGCGTCAATGGTTCGGGAATGCACTGCCACCAGTCTTTATTCACCAAAGACGGCCAGAATCTTTTCTTTGACAACGCCGATGAATACAAACTTTCCAAAATGGCTTATGGCTTTATTGCCGGTCAGCTAAAACATGCCCGTTCTTTGGCGGCTATTGTTGCGCCGACAATCAACTCGTATAAGCGCCTTGTCCCGGGCTATGAAGCGCCCGTGTATGTGGGTTGGGCGCAAATCAATCGCTCGGCGTTGATTCGCATTCCGCGTCACATGGAAGGACGCGATAATTCCGTGCGCGCCGAATTGCGTTTCCCCGATCCATCTGCGAATCCGTATCTGGCCTTTGCGGCCATGCTGGCTGCCGGATTGGATGGGATGGAGAACGAGATGGCTTGTCCTGAGCCGCTGAATAACGTCAATATCTGGTATATGACCCCCGAAGAGCGCGCCGCGCGTAATATTACCGAATTGCCCAATTCGCTGGCCGACGCGTTGCGCGAGTTGGATACCAATGACACACTGAAGAATGCCCTGGGCCTACAGATGTATGAGGCCTTCCGGCGTGCAAAATGGAGCGAAGTTGAAGAATATCGCACCACCGTTATGGATTGGGAAGTCAAGCGCTATTTAGAAACCGCCTGA